A region from the Benincasa hispida cultivar B227 chromosome 12, ASM972705v1, whole genome shotgun sequence genome encodes:
- the LOC120068197 gene encoding cytochrome b5-like produces the protein MQMDSSSKLYSFDEVSKHNHHRDCWLIISGYVYDVTAFLPDHPGGEELLLLAVGRDATFDFKSVGHSELAQEKMKKYRIGKIDMSTLPRKQQYVETTPYQPTPSLFSFSPIHLLIPILLLALAFAFPYFKLKA, from the exons ATGCAAATGGATTCAAGTTCTAAACTGTATTCTTTTGATGAGGTTTCAAAGCACAACCACCACAGAGATTGCTGGCTTATAATCTCTGGATAT GTGTACGATGTGACTGCTTTTTTACCGGATCATCCAGGTGGCGAAGAGCTTCTTCTGCTTGCAGTCG GAAGAGATGCAACATTTGATTTTAAGAGTGTTGGGCACAGCGAGTTGGCTCAAGAGAAGATGAAAAAGTATCGAATCGGGAAGATCGACATGTCGACTCTCCCTAGGAAACAACAATATGTGGAAACTACACCATATCAGCCAACTCCAAGTCTGTTTTCCTTCTCACCCATCCATCTCCTAATCCCTATTTTGCTCTTAGCCTTGGCTTTTGCATTTCCATATTTCAAACTTAAAGcctaa